In bacterium, the sequence TCGGTCAGAGCGAGGGTCTTGTAGGTCTCGAAGGGGACTTCGAGGGGCGTGATCACGCCGAGCCAGACCGAGAGGATCTGGTCGACGAATGCCGCGGCGTCACCGCCCTGCAGTGCCTCGTGAGCGTGGATCGTGTGGAACCAGTAGCGGTTCTCGTGCCGGTCGAGGCGATCCTCGAGCTGGTCGATCGTCGCGACGGCGTCGGCGAGACCGGAGCGTCGGTCGCCGATCCGGTGGAGGAGCAGCTCCGCGATCGCCTTGCGTCGGAGCTGGATTTCCGTCATCGGCGTCTTGCTCGCGGCGAGCGCCGGGAAGGTCTCCGCGTGGTAGTCCGCGAGGCTCCGGCCGACCACGTGCGTGGTGCGCTCGAGGAGCGCGCGCAGGTCGGCTTCGTCCGCCGCCGAGTAGACGTAGGCGTGATCGAGGTAGTCGTTCCAGCTCGGCTGCGCCGCGGCCATCGCCTTCGGGGCGACGAAGGCGAGGAGGCCTGCGAGCACGCCGAGCACGGCCGCGGGCCGCGTCGACGTTCGGGGCCGACGCAACCGGCGACCCGGTCCATGGTCGAGGGATGTCTGCATCATCTCGTTTCGATCTCCTTGCTGGGAGTTCCTTCCAGGCAGCGCAGGGCGCGCTCCAGGACTTCGCACGCGTTGCGCGGGCCGCTCGTGGCTCGCTTCGGCGTGTCGTGATTGCGGGCGCCCATCAGGAAGGCGTTCAGGTTCCGCGTCTCGAGGAAGCGGTAGGCGCCTTCGGCGTGGGTGCAGGTGGGTCGGTCGGCGGCGGCGAGCATGATCCGTCGCTTGAGCGCGTCCTGGCGTCCGGCCGGGTGGCAGTCGGGCAGGTCTTCGAGGGGCACCGCCTCCCAGCCCTCGGAATGGAGCTGGTCGAGCGCGGCTTCGCGCACGGCGAGGGCCGCGGCGTTCGAGGACGTCGCGACGGCCGGCAGCGCCCGGTCGCGGGCCCCCTGAACCGGGACTGCGGTGGCGTCCGCGTCGAGGCCGGCGAGGAAGGCGCGCCGATCGTTCATCGCGTCCCAGGCGGGCGTCGCGGGGGTGTCGGCTCCGCTTCGGGCGGTGGGGCGCGCGTTCTCGCGGGTGACGTCCGGGAGGGTGCGCGGCGTGTCCGGTCCGCCGTCGGGTGTGCTGCCGGCGCGGGGGCTTCGCGGGACGGCCAGCGCGAGATCGGCCAGGGCGCGCGCCGTCGGGAGACCACCGGGCCGCGTCGCTGCGGGGCGATTCGGCGCCGGCTGCGTCGCCAGCTCCGGGATCGACGGCGCACGGGTCGCCGCGAGCGCGCGGGGATCGAAGGGGAGCGTCGTTTCCGGCTCCGCCTCGGGGGCGGGCTGCGGCGACGCGTCGGCGCGAATGTCCGGCACCGGGATCGGCTCGCTCTTCGCGAGCGGCCGCGGCTTCGGGGGCACGATCGGATCCGGCGGCACGTCCCAGGCATCGGCGACGAGGACCGTCGGCACTTCGAGTCCCTCCGGCGGGGTCGTCGCGACCGAGGCCAGGCTGCCTACCAGGGCCGTAAGGACCAGGCAGGCCAAGCCGGGCGCGAGCGATCCGAGCCGCTCGCCGGCGATCGGTGCGCGCGCCGTCGTCGACAGCGACTCCGTCTCGATCGGGGTGCCGAGGGATAGACGCGCGGCGCCGCGCCCGAAGCGGCGATGCATCAAGAGGGGATCCATCCCGACTAACGCGTTTCCGTCGCGGCGGCGGCGGCGACGTCGTTCGGGGCCGGGGTCGCTTCGTTCGTGGAGGGCGCGCCGGCGCCCGGTCGAACGGCGCTGACGCGCGCGCCGCCCCAGGTCTCGTCGAGCAGGGCGACGGCGACGAGGAGATCCTCGGCACGCGCGTCGCGGTGGGGCGCCAGGATCGGCTTGGTTTCGCCGCGACGGTCGAGGAGTCCGAGCGCGGCGGCGAGGTCCTCGGCGCTGCGCGACGTCGACGCGTCGGGGTCGGCGCCCGGCTCGATCAGCACGAAGGGCGCGTGGCTCGCGGCTTCGTCGACGGGGGCGGGCAGCGGGTGGATACGGAGCTGCCACACGTCGGCCTTCGCGGGAAGATCGGTGGGTGCGCCGGGGCCGTGGATGCGCGGGATCTCGATCGTCGCGAGATCGAGACGGTCCGGGTTCTCGCGCGGCCCGATCTGGGTGAACGCGATCAGGAGCAGGAACGCCAGATCGACGAAGGAGAAGAGCCAGATCGGCGCAGATCGTTCGTGTCGCAACATGTGCAACGGGATCGGAATCCGACCGGCAAGCCTTGAGCAAGTTGCCGTCCCGTTGCCGATTAATTTCCCCATCCTGAGGGGGGCCGGCTTCTCACAAGAGAATCCGGTGACGCGCATCACGCTTGCGCGAGAGCGACGTTTCAGCGTGCGACGTTCGCCGGATGGGGGGCGATCCCGGCTCGGGAAATCGCCGGAGCGGAGCTTGCGGCGGAGCCCCCGGCTGCCTGGGGGATCGTCCTCCCGTCGCGCGCGGCTACCAGACGCCCGTGTTCTCCATCGAAGCCCACGGCTCCTGGGGCGTGAGGCCCTGGCCCTTCTGGATCAGCTCGACCGAGATGCCGTCGGGCGAGCGGATGAACGCCATGTGTCCGTCGCGGGGCGGGCGATTGATGGTCACGCCGCCGTCCATCAGCTTCTGGCAAGCGCCGTAGATGTCCTCGACCTCGTACGCGAGGTGACCGAAGTTGCGCCCGCCATCGTATTCCTCGGGGTCCCAGTTGTGGGTCAACTCGACCTGCGCCGCTTCGTCACCGGGAGCGGAGAGGAAGACGAGGGTGAAGCGACCGGCTTCGACGTCGACGCGATGGCGCTCTTCGAGACCGAGCAGGTCGCAGTAGAAGCGGAGGGAGGCGTCGATGTCGGTCACGCGGACCATCGTGTGCAGGTATCGCAAAGCGGGCTCCTGTTCGGGCGGGACGCCGGAAGAGTAAGCGCTGGCTCGCGGCCGCGCCGCCTCTCTCGATCGACTCCGGGATCTGCGCTAAACCCCTGGCATCGATCGTGATTCGCGATCGACACCCCCCGGTTGGAGTCGCAGGAGCAGACCCCCTGGAGCCGCGCGGCCTTTCGGCCGCGCCAAGCGAACCGGAACCGGAACCGGCCGTGCCCTGACCGAGGGCCGGGTCGGCGGAGTGGTGTTGGACGCGAGGCGTAGCCGAGACTTCGGACGGGTGTTGGGCGCGATCGGCGTGGCCGAGTCGACGGATGGGTGCTGGACGCGATGGGCGTAGCCGAGTCGACGGACGTGGGACTCCGCCTCGTCGACGTGCTCGACGTGCTGATCGTCTCTGCGGTCTGTTGGGTCGCGATCGCGTGGGTACGTGAATCGCGGGTTCGCGTCGCCCTCGGCGGCGTCGCCATCGTGAGCGCGCTCTACGGACTCGCCTCCTTTCTGGAACTGCGCCTCACGACTTCGGTGCTGCAGGGCTTCATCGCGATCGCGGCGCTCGTCCTCGTCGTCGTCTTCCAGGACGACCTGCGCCGCTTCTTCGAAGGCCTTTCGCTCTCGCTCATGCGGAACGCGACGCCGCGGCCCGGCGCCGACGTGCTCGACGAGCTCGGCACGCTCTGCTTCTCGCTCGCCTCCGCACGGGTCGGCACGCTCTTCGTCCTGCCCGGTCGCGAGCCGATCGATCGCTTCCTCGACGGCGGGCACTACCTGGGCGGACGCGTGAGCGAGCCGCTCCTTCGGAGCCTGCTCGATACGAAGACGCCGGGGCACGACGGCGCGATCGTGATCCGCGGCGGTCAGGTCGCGCGCTTCGGTGTGCACCTGCCGCTGTCGACGGAGTTCGATCAGCTGGGCGCCGGAGGCACACGGCACGCTGCGGCGCTCGGGCTCGCGGAGCGGAGCGATGCCTTCTGCATCGTCGTCTCCGAGGAGCGCGGCGTCGTCTCGGTGGCCTGGCGCGGGCGGCTGATCCCCGTCGACACGCCCGCGGCGCTGCGCGACCTCGTCGAGAAGTTCCTCGAACGGAGCGCGCGCCGTCGCCGGGAGCCGTGGGTCCGGTCGCGACTGGATCTCGCGAGAAGACGCTGGCGGGAGGGCGTGCTCGCGACGGCACTCGCCTCGGGGCTCTGGGTCCTGACGGGGCCCGGTGCGATGGTGGACCGGACGTCGCGGTCGATCCCGGTCGTGGTCGAGAACGTGCCCGACGGATACCGCGTGGCGAGCGTCGAGCCCGCGCAGGTCGACGTCGAGTTCGAGGGGCGCCGCCGCGACTTCGTGATGGCCCCGGACGACGGCTTCGCCGTACGCGTCGACGGGGATCTCGTCGATCAGGGGCGACGCACCTTCGCGGTCGACCCGGAGCAGGTCGAGCATCCTCCGGCGCTTCGCGTCGTCGGCATGGACCCGATCAAGGTCCGACTCGACGTCGAGTCGCTCTAGGCCGTCGTCTCCGCGGCCGCGTCCGTCGAAGCCCCGATCGGCGGGGACACGCCGGTCACGACCAGCAGCGCGGGCAGGAAGACCAGGTTGGCGACGACGGTCCAGAACATGCCGATCGTGAGCATCACGCCGAGGGTGTGCATGCCTTCGTGGCCCGAGAGCGCGAGCGTTCCGAACGAGAGCGTCGTCGTCACCGCGCTGTAGAACACCGCGCCCGCGGTCGCGCTCTCGACCAGCGATCCGGGGAGCGAAGGGCTCGCGGCGAGGTGGCGGGCCCGGTGGACGAGGTGGATCCCCGAGTCGACGCCGATGCCGAAGAGCAGCGGCAGGACGAGCACGTTCGCGAAGTTGAAGTCCATGTCGATGATCGCCATCGAGGCGCAGGTGAGCAGTGAGCCCAGGGTGAGCGGGGCGAGCACCAGCGCCACGTCCGCCGGTCGTCGCCAGAGCACGAAGAGGAGCGTCGAGATCGCCAACGCGGCGGAGATCAGGGCCTGGCGGAAGGAGCGCGCCGTCGCCTCGCCGAATTCGACCAGGTTGATCGCGATTCCGGCGGCGCGCGGCGCGACCTCGAGGACGCTCGACACGAAGCGCTTCAACGCCTCGAAGTCCTGGAGCTCTTCCTCGGGATAGGCCTGGATCCGGTGCGTTCCGTCGGGCGCTCGGAGGCGTCTCACCAGCTCGGCGGGCAGGTCCTCGAGGGTGACCGCGGTCGGGTCGAGAGAACGGCGGAAGCGCGAGATTTCTTCCGGGAAGCGATCGAGCAGGATGTCGCGATAGTCCGACAGCACGCGGCCGGGGTCGTCCTCGGACTCGATCCGGCCGAGGAAGGTCTCGAGCCGGGACTCGAGGGCGTCGAGGGACGCGACGAGGTCGCCGTCGTCGTCGGGGCGCTCGGCTTGACGTAGGACTCGACGAAGGGTTCGGATCGCGTCGGTCTGCTCCCCGATCGTGTAGGCGGGACGGTCGTCTCCAACGGCTGCCGGCGCCTCCATCAGGAAGGCGAGGTCCGTCAGGATCTCGATCTTCTCCTCCTGGTCGTCCGGGATGTAGCTCGCCAGACGTACGGTTCGGCCGATCTCCGGCCGCGCCTCGAGCGCCTCCGCCTCCCGTTCCGCCTCGGCAGGACTCGAGGCCAGGACGTTCACGTACCAGGGGGAGGTCTGGCCGTCGGCCAGGAGGTCGCGGAAGGCCTGGACCGACGTCGTATCCGGATCCCGCATCTCGATCACGTGTGCATCGAAGCGAAGGTCGAAGAGGAGGGGCACCGCGCTCGCAGCCAGCGCCGCGGCGCCGACGACGACGAGCCGGGGATGGCGCGCGATCCGGAGCGCCAGCGCCTGGTCGATCCGGGAGGGCGCCGGGACGACGACGTCGTCCGGAATGCGCAGCCGCCCGAGCAGGAGCGCCGGAAAGAGGGTCAGCGTGAGGAAGAGGATGATGAACATGCCGGCGCCGGCGATCGCGCCGAGCTCGGCGACGCCACGGTACTCGGTGGGGAGGAAGACGAGGAAACCGATGGCCGTCGTGAAGCCGCAGAGCACGAGGGACGCACCGATGGCGTCGATCGCCGCGCCCAGGGACTCGCGGTTGGGCAGCCCGTGATCCCGGCGCTCGTCGGCGAACGCCATGCCGAAGTGGATGGCGAAGTCGACGCCGAGGCCGATGAAGAGGATCGCGAAGGCGATCGAGATCAGGTTCAGCTCGCCGATCGTGAGCGCGGCGAAGGCGCCGGTCCAGACGAGTCCCACCAGGAGCGTGACGAGGGATGCGATCACGAGACGCCAGGAGCGGAACGCGAAGAAGAGAAGGACGGCGACCAGCGCGAAACAGAAGGCTCCGGCGCCCGCGATGTCCCAGAAGAGGCCGAGCATCTCCTCGTGGTTGAGTGCCGGGTTGCCGGTCACGCGCACGCGAACGCCGGGGGCGTCGACGAGTCCGGCCCTTCGCGTGGCCTCCGCGATCGCTTCCATGCTCTCGCCGGCCACGAGGATCCGGTCGAAGTCGAGGAAGGGATCCACGACGATCACGCGCCGGGTCGGGATCTCGAGGTCGGACCCGGCGAGCAACATCGACTCCCAGGAGAGTCGGACGGAGGCTTCCTCGTAGACCGCGATCGTCGCTTGCCCGACTTCGTCGAGGAGAGGCTTCCAGTCGCCGGTCTCGAACCCGGTCTCGCCATCGGACTCGAAGCCGAGCCGAACGAGCTCCGCGAGCTGGACCAGGCTCGGGTCGCGCTCGAGGCTGGCCAGGATCGGCTGGAGGGTCGCGACCTGGTCCGCGAATTCGTCCAGCTCGTCGGCGCTCTGGTAGAGCAGCGCATTCTCTTCGAAGAAGGCGCCTCCGCCCGGGACGTACACGTCGCGGAAGACGTCGCCCATCGCTTCGAGCTCTGCCGACAACGCATCGGTCGCTTCCCGCGCGAGCGCCGGCGTCTCCCCGTCGACGACGACCAGCATCGCCTCTTCGAGATTCGGGAAGAGCGCGGCGAAGGCAGCGTGGTTCTTGCGCGACTCGAGGCTCTTCGACACGAGGCTCAGGTTGTCGGCGTTGATCCCGAGGGCGAAGAAGGCGTAGACGAGGGCGGCGAGGGTCAGGGCGAGGCAGATCGCGGTGACGGCGTCGGGACGGTCGGCGATCCCGCGGAGCCAACGCTGCAGACGCGGCGTCAGCATCCTCTGGAGCGGTTCGTTCATGGTCTCGATTCGATCCGGATCCAGCCGTGGCGGGCGGTGGCGCGCGGGCCGCTGTGCGCGCCGTGAGCGCACGGTCCAGCTGCGCTCGGGCGGGGCGCGGGGCGGCGCAACGATAGGCGAGTCGTGGGCGGGCGTCGCTTCGCCCGGGCGCGTTCGGCGGCCCCGGGTCGGCCTGGGACGTGCGGCATCAGCATCGGGGCGGCGAGGCGTCAGGCCCGGGCAGGCTCGTCCCCTGGCGGCCCCTTCTGCCGCGGGTTTCGATCGGCCGCTCTGGCGGCGTTCCTGGCGGCGTTCCTGGCGGCCTTCCTAGCGGCGTTCCTAGCGGCGATGGCGTCGGTGCTCGCGGCCGTCCATGCCGCGGAGCGTGAGCCAGGTCAGGCCGAGGAGGGCGAAGGCGATGGTGATGCTGATCTCGTCCACGGGCGACCTCACTGGGGTGGCTCGGTCTGTGGGTGGGCCGAGCACGCTGGGGCTGGCCTATGTATCCGTCGGACGCGCATTCGATTCCGTGACGAGCATCACCGACTGCCGAATTTCGCTCTTTTTTCGTGTCCGGGAGTGAGGTGTCCGGTCCGAGACCGGCCTCCGGTCAGAGGCTCTCGCGGAAGTCGCGGGTGATCGCCAACAGGTCGCGCAGGATCCGCTGGACGAGGGGGCGCTCGTTCGAGAGGTCCGGGGTCGGTGGATCGTCCCGCTGTTGGAAGTCCGCAAAGGCCTGGATCAGGCGGTGGGACTCCTCGGGGCGCAGGCGTCGGCGGTTCCGGCTCAGCCGGCGGGTTGCGTGGGTGAGCCCGTCGCCGGTCATCCGCGCGTAGGGGTTCCGGTCCCGGGCCGCGGGAGCGAGCCCGGCGAGGGTCGAGCGTCGGGAGCGGCGCTGTCTGCGGGCGAGCGCGTCGATCAGGTCGAGATAGGCCCGCTGATAGTCACGCGCGACGCGTCGCCGGTGGTCGGTCAGGCGACGATCGGTGCGCGAAGCGTAGTCGGACAGGGCGAGGTCGTAGAACGCGCGCGGGGACACGCGCGGGTCGTCTTCGCTCTCGCGCGCGAGGAGCAGGGCGGGCAGCTCGCGGAGCACGTCGCGCATGCAGTAGATCGCGTTCCACGAGAGTCCGTCGGGCACGGCGTGCTCGCCGCGGGAGGACCGGCGTCGTTCGAGGCGGTGATGGAGCGTGAGAAGCCGCTCGAGCGCCTCGGGTCGCGCACGCTCGAGCGCGCGCGCGTCCCGTGCGTCGAGTCCGATCTGGCGAAGGAAGAGGCGGCGTCGCTCGGACTCGAACTCGCGGTCGAAGCGTTCGAGCACCGGGTCCTCCTTCAGGTCCTCGAGCGATGGCGCGCGGCCGTTCAGCAGGAGATCCCGGATCTGAGCGAAGCGCTGGACGATCTGCCGGGCCTTGCGGCGTTGCTCGGGGATCGACGTCGAGTAGCGGTCCGTGTCCTTGAAGCGATAGGAGTGGTGGTAGAGACCGAATTGTCGAACGGAGCCGTAGTCGAGGATGCTGCCGTCGGTCAGGACGTTGTCTCCGTCCCAGTCGAGCCAGCAGAAGATGTACTCGCTCTCGAAGGTCGCGACGGTGCGGGCGAAATCGGTGGCGACGCGTTCTGCGAGATGGCGGTAGCGCGCGGGCGCGGACCGGAGCTTCGGCCAGCGCCCGTCCCGGATCTCCCGCTCGGCGTAGTAGTCTACGAGATGACGCAGGTCCTCGTGCTCGCCGCGCCGGAGCAACCCGAAGAAGTGGGAAGGCCGCAGGAGATTGGGTGCGATCCGTACGTTGATCGCGAAGCCGGAGGGGAGAGCGAGAACGGCCAACACGCGTTCGGTGCGGACGCCGTTGCGATGGAAGGCCTCGCTCATCAAGGCCGCGCCGATCCCCTCGTCCACGTGGGCGGTGCCGCAGCCGTAATCGGTGATCACGTTGCCGGTCCGGAAGAACCGACCGTACTCCGAGGTCGCAGGGCAGAGCCGCGTCACGCCCGTGCCGCAGCTCGAGACGTCGAAGCTGCCCTTCGGGCCCCGGAAGGAGCCGTTCCAGATGCTGCGTCCGTCGCCGGAGTTCTGGCCGCGCTTGTCGGGATGCTGGAGCTGCAGATAGCGCGTCGCCATGTAGGTGTGCGGGAGTCGGTCACCGGGCTTCGTGAAGCGCCCGTGCGCCTCGTCCCACTCGTTGACGATCTGCAGGCTGAACGTGTCGAGCAGGGCGTCGCGCAGCGGAGCCGTCAGCCGGTCCGCATGGCCCGCCGGCAGCAGGCCGATCTCGCGTGCGAGGGCGAAGTTGAAATAGACGACCTGGCTGTCGCGCCGTCGGCGAGCGGGATACGGGACGACGGCACTCGGGGCCGTGCGCGCCAGGGGATGGCGACCGTCGATCGAAGCGAGGCGCGTGTAGTCGGCGGTGCGCGGACGGCCCGGTCGCTTGCCCGCCTGCTTGCGTGCGCGGGCGTTCGTCGGCGATCCGGGCCTTTTCCGGGGGTGTCCACTCATGATCGATCCAAGCGCGGATCGGCCGTTCTCCGTGTTGCCTTGACGCCACGCCGATGTGAATGCTTTCGTACGGGCCCTGAATTATCGTGTGCCCGTCGCACGGAGATGGGCTCGCGCATGCACTGCCTCCGAGCTGCCGGTCGCCGAGGCGCGGCTGCCGATGGACGCGGGCGCATCGCGTGCGACGGAGGGAAGACGTTGGCGCGTGGTGACCGGGACGAAGCATCCGGAGCGGAGTCGCCGGGGCCGCTCGAGGCGAAGACCCAGCGGATGGCCGTGCCCGAAACCTCCGAAACCTCGGAGGCGTCCCCGCTCGAAGAGGCGACCGTCGTGTCCCCGCCGCCTTCGGCGGAGCCGGAGTCCACGGTCGTCGCTGCGCCGGTCGTGGAGACGCCCACGGTCGTCGCCGCGCCGGTGGAAGAGACGCCGACGGTCGTTGCTGCGCCCGTCGTCGAGCACGCGGCCGCGGTCTCCACGCCCGTAGACGATGAAACGACCGCCGACTCGACACCTGCCGACGAAGCCGCTGCCGCCGTGTCCGCGACGGTCGTGATGTCGTCGGTCGACGCCGCCGGGGGCGATCCGAATGCGGCGATCGCGCCGAGCGCCGCCCTGCATCCGATGCTCCTCGAACGCATCGAACCGTCGCTCGGTCGGGGCGAACGATTGCGCCTCGATGCGGCTCATTGGCACGTTCGGATCGGCCGAGCGGAGCACAACGACCTCCGGCTCTACACCGCGTCGGCGAGCCGCGAGCACGCGGTGATCGCTGGGAACGAAGCCGGCGAATGGATCCTCACTCCGGTCGGAGGCAAGTCGGTCTCGATCGACGGAACCCCGACGGAGGAGCCCGTCGAGCTCGAGGTGGGCATGAATCTCGTGCTCGGCGGAGATCACCTGCGGTGCGTGACCGAAGGCCTCGAGCGCGAGGAGATGGCCGCGCCCACGGCGGCGGACGGCCTTTCGGCGGAGGGTGCGCCGCGTCGAGGCGGACGGGCGAGCTGGATCGCGATCGGCCTGGTCGCCGCCCTCGGAATCGGCCTGATCGCCTACGCCTGGTTCGCCGGATGAGCCCGCGGAACCCCGGACGGCCTCGGTGGCCCGAAGAGATCACTCGATCCGCGTGCCGCTTCCGCCCGGCTCGAGCGAGGAGCTTCTCATGATCGAACGACCCGTACGGATGATCGCTGGCGTGGGCACGGCGATGGGAGTGATCCTGCTGCTGGCGGTCTCCACTGCGCTGGCTTCGCCACGCGAGGCCACGTTGACGGCGCTCTCGGCCCTCGAATCGAACTGGCCGGGCCCCGACGTCTCGATCCGCGTGGTCCGAGAGGGGGAGGGGCCGCTCCGCATCGGCGACGAGATCGTGTACCGCTTCACGTCGACTCGGGCGGGCTACCTCACGGCCCTCCATGTGGACACGCACGGCGCGACCACGCTCCTCTTCCCCCGCGCCGACGCCGAGGAGGCCCGGCTCGGAGACGGGGCCGTCGTGGAGCTTCCGAGCGCCGAAGACGGCTTTTCGCTCGAGGTCCAGCCGCCGGTGGGCCGCGACTTCGTCTACGCGATCGTGACCCGGACGCCGCTCACGCGGAGCTCCCTCGGACTCGAGACCGCCGCGATCGTGGTGGACGTCGAGCCCCAGGACGGCGCGAAGCTGGTGCGGCGGATCCGTGCGGAGCTCGAATCCCGCGAGCCGGGGGCGGTCGCGGTGGCGCACGTGGCACAGCAGATCGATGGGCGTGGGGACGTGCTCTATCGATCCGCGGACATCGTCGAGTTCTTCGGGGAGCGCACCCGCTCGATCCGCCCGCCGAAGCTCGATCTCCAGATCCAGTTCGCGACCGACAGCGCAGCCCTCGATCCGGTCGCGCGCAAGAACGTCGATGAGTTCGCCCTCGCCCTCGAAGACCCGAAGCTGCTCGAGACGCGCTTCGTGATCGCGGGGCACACGGACGATCGCGGCAGCGATGCCCACAACCTCCGCCTTTCCCGTCGACGGGCCGAGGCGGTGCGTCGCTACCTGGTCGACCAAGGGGGCGTCGACGCGGAGCGGCTGGTGATCGAGGCCCACGGCGAGAACGCGCCACTCATGGGCGAGGACTCGGACTTCGCCCGCGCGATGAACCGGCGGGTCGAGTTCTCGCCGGCACGTTAGGCGGGGATTCGGGAGAGCGGCTAGGCCTCGCCGTCCCGGGCGCAGCGGAAGCCGAGGGAGATGCTCGAGTAGTCCGGCGCGTCTTCCGAGAAGGCGGCGCTCCGGAAATACGCGGGGATCCGGTCCATCCAGGAGCCACCCTTGAAGATCCGGCGTTCGCCTTCGCCGCTCTCCGTCGAGGTCCATTCCCAGACGCTGCCGGCGAGGTCGAGCAGCCCCTCCGGCGTCGCCCCGGACGGGTGGGAACCCACCGGCTCGAGGCCGAGTCCCTCGGCGCGCACGTCCCGGAGCCGATTCGCGTCCCACTCGTCGCCCCACGGAAAGGCACGGCGTGACTCGCCCCGGGCGGCGAACTCCCATTCGTCCTCGGTCGGCAGGCGTCCGCCCGCCCACTGGCAATAGCGTCGCGCGTCCTGCCAGGACACGTGTACGACCGGGTCGTCCGGATGGGTGAGGGCGTCGCGGCCCTGTTGCGGCGTGCGCCAGTTGCATCGTCGGCAGCGGGTGATGTCCCAGCTGTAGCCCCGCTCCTCGGCCGTCGTGCGGTGACCCGTGGCGTCGACGAACGTCTCGAAGTCGGCGTTCGTGACTTCGGTCCGGTCGAGGGTGTAGGGCGCGAGGCGGACGGTGCGCAGTCGTTCGTCGGCGAAGACTTCGCGCGCGCAGGCGCGGGCGGAGCCGCCCCCCTTCTCGCAGAGGAAGATCGCGCGGTCGATCTCCTCCGGCGTGCTGCCGAGCCGAACCGTGACGGGGTCGCTCTTCTGCGCGATCGGTGTCCCCGACGGCTCGACTCGCTCGTTCTCGCCGATCTCCTGGGCGTCGTCGGATCCTGCCGGTACGAGCCCGTCCCAGTCGATCTGGAAGAGCGCGCCCAGGACGAGGAGCGCTCCCGCCGCCGCGGCGATCGGTTTCCAGGGCAGGTCGATCCCCGCGCCCCCCGCATCGTTCGCGAAGGCGTCGGCGAACTCCAGGCAGCTGCCGAAGCGGTCCTCGGGCTGGCGGGACAACGCCTTTCGGATCGCCTTCTCGGCGGACTTCGAGAGGGGCCCCTTCAGCCGTTTGCGGTCGATGGCCGGGGGCGTGCCCTTTTCCTTGGCGATCAGGATCGCCTCGTTGGTGTTGCCCGTGAAGGGCAGCTCGCCGGTGATCGCCAGGAAGACGACGGTCGCGAGGCTGTACTGGTCGTAGGCCGGGGTCAGGATCCGGTCGATCGCCTCCGGCGGCGCGTAGGCGGGGGAGCCGACGAAGGTCCCGACGACCGTGAGCTCGCGTCGCACCTCCTGGGTCGGGGCGTCGGGATCCGCCGCGCCGATCGCGGTCGCGATCCCGAAGTCGGAGAGGACCGCGTGGCCCTCGCCGTCGAAGAGGATGTTCGCGGGCTTCACGTCCCGGTGGAGGGAGCCGTTGCGATGGACCGTGTCCAGGGCGCCGGCGATCGTCGGCAACCACTCGAGGATTTCTTCGGGGGTCTGCTGGCCGCCCTGCTTCGTGATGCGCTCGCGCAGGTTGCCCCCGCGCAGGTACTGCACGACCGCGTAGGGCACGTCGGTCTGGCCGGCGCCGCCGACGTGGGAGCCGGAGTCGACGATCGACAGGATCGCCGGGTGCTCGTGGGTCGAGAGATCGCGAATCTCCTGGAGGAAGCGCTCGCGAAAGGTGCGATCCGCCATCAGGCTGGCGTGGGGAATCTTGACCACGACCTGGCGCTCGAGGGTCCGGTCCCAAGCGAGGTAGACCGTGCCCATGCCGCCCCGGTCGAGGGATTTGCGGATCTCGTAGCGGTCGTCGAGAACCTCGCCGAGCAGGGGATCCGCCGGCTCGGTCTCCTCGTTCGGCTCGAGCTCGATCGGCGCGGTGTCGGCCTGCTCTGACTCGACGGGCGCGGTCGCCTCGTCGTCCGCCCCTCCGGTGTCCTGCCCGTCCTTCAAGCGCGTTCCTCTTCGCCGCTCTCTGCGCCGTTCGTTCCGCCGCCGTCGCCGCTCGTTCCGCCGCTGTCGTCGCCGCCGTCGTTCGCGCCGGCACATTCGCGGGGCCGCGCACCGCCGACGCTCGTGAGTCGCGGTATCCTACCGCGGATGGCCGAACTCGGCGCTTCCCAGAATTCCGTCGCGGGCGATGCCGACGATGAACCGGCCGCGCTCTCGGGCCCGCGCTTCGGTCTGCTCGCCGCGCTCCGTCTGCTGCCGAAGAACGCGATGTCCCGCTTGATGGGCCGGTTCGCCGGAATCGCCTGGCCCGGTCCGATCCAGCGT encodes:
- a CDS encoding diadenylate cyclase, with translation MGVAESTDVGLRLVDVLDVLIVSAVCWVAIAWVRESRVRVALGGVAIVSALYGLASFLELRLTTSVLQGFIAIAALVLVVVFQDDLRRFFEGLSLSLMRNATPRPGADVLDELGTLCFSLASARVGTLFVLPGREPIDRFLDGGHYLGGRVSEPLLRSLLDTKTPGHDGAIVIRGGQVARFGVHLPLSTEFDQLGAGGTRHAAALGLAERSDAFCIVVSEERGVVSVAWRGRLIPVDTPAALRDLVEKFLERSARRRREPWVRSRLDLARRRWREGVLATALASGLWVLTGPGAMVDRTSRSIPVVVENVPDGYRVASVEPAQVDVEFEGRRRDFVMAPDDGFAVRVDGDLVDQGRRTFAVDPEQVEHPPALRVVGMDPIKVRLDVESL
- a CDS encoding VOC family protein, whose translation is MRYLHTMVRVTDIDASLRFYCDLLGLEERHRVDVEAGRFTLVFLSAPGDEAAQVELTHNWDPEEYDGGRNFGHLAYEVEDIYGACQKLMDGGVTINRPPRDGHMAFIRSPDGISVELIQKGQGLTPQEPWASMENTGVW
- a CDS encoding protein adenylyltransferase SelO family protein; the protein is MSGHPRKRPGSPTNARARKQAGKRPGRPRTADYTRLASIDGRHPLARTAPSAVVPYPARRRRDSQVVYFNFALAREIGLLPAGHADRLTAPLRDALLDTFSLQIVNEWDEAHGRFTKPGDRLPHTYMATRYLQLQHPDKRGQNSGDGRSIWNGSFRGPKGSFDVSSCGTGVTRLCPATSEYGRFFRTGNVITDYGCGTAHVDEGIGAALMSEAFHRNGVRTERVLAVLALPSGFAINVRIAPNLLRPSHFFGLLRRGEHEDLRHLVDYYAEREIRDGRWPKLRSAPARYRHLAERVATDFARTVATFESEYIFCWLDWDGDNVLTDGSILDYGSVRQFGLYHHSYRFKDTDRYSTSIPEQRRKARQIVQRFAQIRDLLLNGRAPSLEDLKEDPVLERFDREFESERRRLFLRQIGLDARDARALERARPEALERLLTLHHRLERRRSSRGEHAVPDGLSWNAIYCMRDVLRELPALLLARESEDDPRVSPRAFYDLALSDYASRTDRRLTDHRRRVARDYQRAYLDLIDALARRQRRSRRSTLAGLAPAARDRNPYARMTGDGLTHATRRLSRNRRRLRPEESHRLIQAFADFQQRDDPPTPDLSNERPLVQRILRDLLAITRDFRESL
- a CDS encoding MMPL family transporter — protein: MNEPLQRMLTPRLQRWLRGIADRPDAVTAICLALTLAALVYAFFALGINADNLSLVSKSLESRKNHAAFAALFPNLEEAMLVVVDGETPALAREATDALSAELEAMGDVFRDVYVPGGGAFFEENALLYQSADELDEFADQVATLQPILASLERDPSLVQLAELVRLGFESDGETGFETGDWKPLLDEVGQATIAVYEEASVRLSWESMLLAGSDLEIPTRRVIVVDPFLDFDRILVAGESMEAIAEATRRAGLVDAPGVRVRVTGNPALNHEEMLGLFWDIAGAGAFCFALVAVLLFFAFRSWRLVIASLVTLLVGLVWTGAFAALTIGELNLISIAFAILFIGLGVDFAIHFGMAFADERRDHGLPNRESLGAAIDAIGASLVLCGFTTAIGFLVFLPTEYRGVAELGAIAGAGMFIILFLTLTLFPALLLGRLRIPDDVVVPAPSRIDQALALRIARHPRLVVVGAAALAASAVPLLFDLRFDAHVIEMRDPDTTSVQAFRDLLADGQTSPWYVNVLASSPAEAEREAEALEARPEIGRTVRLASYIPDDQEEKIEILTDLAFLMEAPAAVGDDRPAYTIGEQTDAIRTLRRVLRQAERPDDDGDLVASLDALESRLETFLGRIESEDDPGRVLSDYRDILLDRFPEEISRFRRSLDPTAVTLEDLPAELVRRLRAPDGTHRIQAYPEEELQDFEALKRFVSSVLEVAPRAAGIAINLVEFGEATARSFRQALISAALAISTLLFVLWRRPADVALVLAPLTLGSLLTCASMAIIDMDFNFANVLVLPLLFGIGVDSGIHLVHRARHLAASPSLPGSLVESATAGAVFYSAVTTTLSFGTLALSGHEGMHTLGVMLTIGMFWTVVANLVFLPALLVVTGVSPPIGASTDAAAETTA